GTCCGGCACGGCGGCACGCTCACCCTGCGCCGGACGCCGGCAGGCGGAGCCCTGTTCGAGCTCCGCCTGCCGGTTCACTGACGCGCTGTGCGGCGCTACGGGCGTCCGCGCTGCCCTCGGAGGTGTTCCCCGATGGGCTTGAGGGCCTTGTCGAGTTCCGCCAGGGCCTCGGGGGAGAGCAGGTCGATGAAGTGCCGGCGCACGGATCCCACATGATGGGGCGCGACCTTCTGCATCGTCTCCATGCCGTGCTCGGTCAGCACCGCGTACAGACCGCGGCGGTCGGACTCGCAGTTCTCGCGGCGCACCAGGTTCGCGTTCTCCATACGGGTGATCTGGTGCGAGAGGCGACTCTTGGACTGGAGGGTGGCGGAGGCGAGATCACTCATCCGCATCCGGACGTCTTCCGACTCGGAGAGGTTCACGAGGATCTCGTAGTCGTTCATCGTCAGGCCGAACGGCTGCAGGTCCTTCTCGAGCTGGTACGTCAACAGCCTGTTGACCTCCAGGTGGGTGCGCCAGGCGCACTGCTCCGCATCGGTCAGCCAGCGTGTGGCCGTTTCGGTCTCCATGAATGAAGTCTACCTAAAATGTTGAAAGGCGAACTAGTGAGGGTTGTCGTGCGGTGAAAGTGACGGTGTGCACACGTTCGATGTCACACTCCGCAGACTACCGCTCACAGCCCGAAGCGACGCTGGAGGTCCCCCAGCTGTCCGGGAAGGCGCGGCGCCCCGCCCGGCGCCCCGTGGCCGCCCTGACCGCCGGGCGCCGCACCGCCGCCGGGCACCCCCGGCTCGTGCGGAACGGCCCCCGTGGCCTGCTCGGCCATCAGGGTCTCGGAGGACTGCAGCAGCACCGTGCCGGCGCCCACGAACTCGAACTGGTGCTCCTCCCCGGAGGCCCCGCCCAGGCCTGTCAGCGCACGTAGACCGCCCATCACGCCCGTCATGTACCCGTGGTCGTAGTGATGGCAGGGCGACGGGCAGTCGGCCCAGCCGACGAGCGCCTGCGGGTCCACCCGGATGGGAGGCTCCATGAACACCACCGGACCGTTAGATGCGGCGACGAACTTCCCGGTTCCGATCAGAGTGAGAAATCCCGGCACGATCGACTGCTTCAGCGACAGAGTTGGCTGAAAAGCAAGCAGATTGCCCGAGCGAATGGTCAGATTGCCGTCGTCCAAGTCGTACGAATTCACGTCGAAGGCCCGGTCGGCGAGGAGCATCTTGCCCGAGCCCTCCGCCACGACCCAGTCGCTCGCGTGCAGAGGCGAATGGAACGACGTACGCACGAGACGGTCCAGCCGGCCGTGTCCGATGCCGTTGAAGTCGATCGAGCCGTAGTAGGCGATCATCTTCCCCTTCTGCAGGAACCACTGGCTCCCCTTGAGCTCCACGCAGAAGGTGTAGTTGTTCACGTTGTCGTCGACCGGCAGGGTCATGGGGTCGAACACCGACGGGCCGGCGCCCGGAGCTCCGTACATGCTCACAGCTTCTCCTCCGACGCCTGGACGAACACCGCACCGCTGCCGCTGAGCTCCAGCTGGAACCCCTCGCCGGAGCCCCGGCCCACCATGTCCCGCCAGCCCAGCGCGGTCGACAGCTTGTTGCGGACGTCGCCGTGGTGGGCGACGTAGGCCTGCGGGTCGACGTGGACCGGGCGCTGGGGGGTGATCGGGATCTCGAAGACCCCGCCGTGCGCCATCACGGCGACGGCCCCCTGCCCCTTCAGGGTCGTGGTGAACAGGCCCTGGCCGCTGATCTGGCCGCGGACCATGCCCATCACCCCGCCCTGGGAGCCCAGGAACATCGTGCCCTGCTGGAGCGTGCCCTCGAAGGCGAGCAGCCGGTCCGCCTCGACGTACAGCGTGTCGCCGGTGAGCTGGATGACATGGACGTGATGTCCGCCGTGTCCGAACAGGACCGTGCCGCTGCCCTCGACGCTCATCAGGGGCGTGTCCTCGTTGGCCAGCCGGCGGCCGATCATCGACATCACCCCGCCCTGCCCGCCCTGGATGTTGGGCGTGAAGGACACCTCGCCGCGGTACGCCAGCATCGCGCCGCGCTGACTGAACAGCCGCTGACCGGGATGGAGGGTCGCCTCGACCATCTTGGAGTTGATCTCACGGAAGGCCATGTCACACGTCCCCCGCGATCGTGTTCCGCTCGCTCGGCTGGACGTACACCAGACCGTCCCCCTCGAAGCGCATCTGGAAGGCCTCGCCGCCGCCCTCGCCCAGGAAGGTGCGGAAGGTCACACCCGACTGGAGGGACTGCCGGACGTTGCCCTGGTGCGCGATGTACGCGCCCGGGTCGACCGTCAGCGGGTACTGCGGGCTCACCCGGAGCACCACCGCGGGCCCGTCGGACATGATCGCCGCCTGTCCATGGCCCTCGACGGTCGTCGTGAACAGGCCGTTGCCCTGGGACGCCCCCCGCAGCCCGGTGAAACTGGTCCCCGTGCGCAGCCCCGCGTCCGTCGCGAGCAGATTGCTCGACTCCACGTACAGCTTGTCCCCCTGGAGACTGACGAGGTTGATCTCGGAGGCGCGATCGGCGAACCAGCACGTCCCCTGCCCCCTCACCTCCATCACGGTCATCTGCTCGCCGGTGAGCCGCCGGGTCACCATCCCCCGGATGCCCTCGCCGCCGCCACTGAGCTTCTTGAAGGCCATCTGCCCGTCGTACGCGACCATGGAGCCGTTCTTCGCCTTCACGGCATCCCCGGTCATGTCGACGGCGAGCACCTTGCTGCCTTGCAGTCGAAACATCGCCACGCTGCGAAGGTAGCCGCCGGACGGCCGGGTGGAACAGGGCCCGTAGGTGGAGAGAGACCCTGATCGCACCCTTAGGGGGACCGTTTGTCACAATGGGCGAGCGCTTGTGCGTGCGTTCACAAGTCGCCGACGTCAACGTCTCTCCCCCGATCTCCCCCGAAGGTGACCCGTGGATCTGAAGACAGCCTCCGCCCTCCGCCGACTCCGACTCGTCTCCGCCCCCGAGGCCATCTCCTTCCTGCTCCTGCTCGTGTGCTCGGTGCTGAAGCGGACCACGGACTTCAACGCGGTGCCCGTCATGGGCATGGTCCACGGCGTGCTCTTCGTCCTGTACGTGATCTTCTGGGCGGACGCCTGGAACCGCGCCAAGTGGTCCCTGAAGACCGCCGCCCTCTACTTCGTCCTCTCGGTCCTGCCCACCGGCGGCTTCTTCGCCGAGCGCAGGCTGCGCCGTGAGGCCGAGGACGCGGTGATCGCCTCCCGCGTCCGCAAGGAAGGCGTGGTCAACGCGTGATCGTCGCCTTCTCCGTCACCCCGCTGGGCGTCGGCGAGGAGGTCGGCGAGTACGTCGCCGACGCCGTCCGCGTCGTCCGCGACTCGGGCCTGCCGCACCGCACCGACGCGATGTTCACCTCCGTCGAGGGCGAGTGGGACGAGGTCATGGACGTCGTCAAGCGCGCCGTCGCCGCCGTGGAAGCCCGCGCACCCCGGGTCTCCCTGGTCCTCAAGGCCGACATCCGCCCCGGCGTGACGGACGGACTCACGGCGAAGGTCGAGACGGTGGAGCGGTACCTGAACCCCTCCCTCTGAGGCCCCCTGCCCCCCTCCCTCCGAAGTCCTCCTCCGCGTCCTCCCTCCGCCCCCGAACCTCTCGTTCCGAACCCCTGCACCAAGTCGGTACACCCGTTTGACCGGTCGCTCAATCAGGCGATCGGGTTATGCGTTTCGACGTCTGCGGGGTGGCTAACCTCTCCCGGTGCTCATCAGGGCGACGATCAAGTTCCGTGCGACGAGCGAGCGTTCGACGGGGCCGGAGGGAGGCGGAGTGGTGCGGCGGAGTGGTTCCGGCGGCGGGCTGCTGGGCAGGACGGTCACCGCGTCGGTGCTGGTGGCGGCCCTGGCGGCGGCCGGGGGAGGTGCGCCGTCGCGAGCCGGGCGATCGTCGGCCCCCGCTCCCGCGTGCGCGCTCGCGCCGGGTGAGCTGACCGTCGACGATCTGCCCGCCGGCGCCTCCGTGCTCGACTGCGCCGCCGTGGGCCGCCTGGTCACCCACGACGGCGCCGGCCTCACGGTCCCCGAGCCCGGCACGGCCGTCAGGGTCGACGCGCTCACGACGGACGGCTCGGCCCACGGCTTCACCCTGACCGTCGCCGCCGACGGCACGGTCTCCTACAGCTACGACGACGGCCACGACGACGGCCAGCCGTCGGCAGGGGCGCCCCACGCGCCCCACGCGCTCCTCTCGGCCTCGGCCCCCGGCACCCGCGCCGACGCCCCCGCCGCCTGCGCCGACTCCGCCTACACCACCGTCGACAGCAAGGAGTACGGCACCTACGAGTGGTTCATCGGCGACGGCCCCCAGCCGGGCGATCTGCCCCGCCGCGAGGTGCGCCAGATCTTCGAGGAGGCCATCGCCACCATCACCGGCGCCCGCAACAGCTGCGGCTTCGCCGACCCGGTCGCGGCGAAGGCGAGGTTCCTGGCCGCCACCGGCAACGAGGCGGGCATCGACCACATGGCCCGCTGCACCGCGCGGGACGGCATGAGCGTCTGGGACGCCGGCGACCTCAGCACCGTCGCCGTGGCCACGACCTGCACCTGGAGCCGTCCGGTTCCCGGCGGCCCCGACCGGCTGCTCGAAGCCGACGTCCGCTTCAACACCCACGACTACACGTTCACGAACGACCCCGCGGGCACCGGCTGCGCGAACGACTACGACATCCGGGGCGTCGCCACCCACGAGGCCGGGCATGTCTTCGGCCTGGGTCACGCGGGCGCGCGCCACGAGAACCTCACCATGTTCGCGAACTCGTTCCCCTGCTCCATGAGCGCCCGCACCCTCGGCAAGGGCGACGTCCTCGGCCTGCGCAGCCTCTACCGAAGGTGAGGACCGAAAGTCGAGACGGGGCTGACCAGCATATGAACGGCCGGTAAGGTCTGGAGGCGTGCCGAAGCCGCTCAGTCTTCCCTTCGACCCCATCGCGCGCGCCGACGAGCTCTGGAAGCAGCGCTGGGGCAGTGTGCCCTCCATGGCCGCCATCACCTCGATCATGCGCGCCCACCAGATCCTGCTCGCCGAGGTCGACGCGGTGGTCAAGCCGTACGGGCTGACGTTCGCGCGCTACGAGGCGCTGGTGCTGCTCACCTTCTCCAAGGAGGGCGAGCTGACCATGTCGAAGATCGGCGAGCGGCTCATGGTGCACCCGACGTCGGTGACGAACACCGTGGACCGCCTGGTCAAGTCGGGCCTGGTCGCCAAGCGCCCCAACCCCAACGACGGCCGCGGCACCCTCGCCGTGATCACCGACAAGGGCCGCGAGGTCGTCGACGCGGCCACCCGCGACCTGATGGCGATGGACTTCGGCCTCGGGGTGTACGACGCGGACGAGTGCGGGGAGCTCTTCGCGATGCTCAGGCCGCTGCGGGTCGCCGCGCGGGACTTCGACGAGGACTGACCCGGGGCAAGATCTCCCGGAACGGGTCGTTACGCTCGACCGCATGAAAAAGAGCGTGCTGACCCGCTACCGCGTCCTGGCCTACGTCACCGGTGTGCTGCTGGTCCTGCTGTGCCTGAGCATGATCGCCAAGTACGGCCTGAGCGTCGACGGCGCCGCCGACTTCACCCGGGTCGTCGCCATCGCGCACGGCTGGCTGTACGTCGTCTACCTCGTCTTCGCCTTCGACCTGGGCTCCAAGGCGAAGTGGCCGGTCGGCAAGCAGCTGTGGGTGCTGCTGGCCGGGACCATCCCGACCGCCGCCTTCTTCGTGGAGCGGAAGATCAGCCACGAGCTGGAGTCGAAGATCGCGCAGGACGTGCCCGTCGCCGCGAAGGTCTAGCGGGTTACCGCCGTACGGATGGCGTACGGCGGTCAGCCGTCGACATTTACTAGGACGTCCTAGTAAATTTGGGGCATGGACGCTGACGCTGACGCCATCGAGGAGGGCCGCCGTCGCTGGCAGGCCCGGTACGACGCCTCACGCACGCGTGAGGCCGACTTCTCCACGCTCTCCGGAGACCCGGTGGAGCCGGTGTACGGGCCCCGGCCCGGTGACACGTACGAGGGCTTCGAGCGGATCGGCTGGCCGGGGGAGTACCCCTACACCCGAGGCCTGTATCCGACCGGCTACCGGGGGCGGACGTGGACCATCCGCCAGTTCGCCGGGTTCGGCAACGCCGAGCAGACCAACGAGCGCTACCGGACGATCCTGGCCAACGGCGGCGGCGGACTCTCCGTCGCCTTCGACATGCCGACGCTCATGGGCCGCGACTCCGACGACCGGCACTCGCTCGGCGAGGTCGGCCACTGCGGGGTCGCCGTCGACTCCGCCGCCGACATGGAGGTCTTGTTCAAGGACATCCCGCTGGGCGACGTCACGACCTCCATGACGATCAGCGGTCCCGCCGTCCCCGTCTTCTGCATGTACCTGGTCGCCGCCGAGCGCCAGGGCGTCGACCCGTCCGTCCTCAACGGCACCCTCCAGACGGACATCTTCAAGGAGTACATCGCCCAGAAGGAGTGGCTCTTCCCGCCCGAGCCGCATCTGCGCCTCATCGGCGACCTGATGGAGTACTGCGCGAGCGCCATCCCCGCGTACAAGCCGCTGTCCGTCTCCGGCTACCACATCCGCGAGGCCGGCGCGACGGCCGCGCAGGAGCTGGCGTACACGCTGGCGGACGGCTTCGGGTACGTCGAACTGGGCCTGTCCCGCGGCATGGACGTCGACGTCTTCGCGCCCGGCCTGTCCTTCTTCTTCGACGCGCACCTCGACTTCTTCGAGGAGATCGCCAAGTTCCGCGCGGCGCGCCGGATCTGGGCCCGCTGGATGCGGGACGTCTACGGCGCGCGGTCCGACAAGGCCCAGTGGCTGCGCTTCCACACCCAGACCGCCGGCGTCTCGCTGACCGCCCAGCAGCCGTACAACAACGTGGTGCGCACGGCGGTGGAGGCGCTCGCGGCGGTCCTCGGCGGGACCAACTCGCTGCACACCAACGCCCTGGACGAGACCCTCGCGCTGCCGAGCGAGCAGGCCGCCGAGATCGCGCTGCGCACGCAGCAGGTGCTGATGGAGGAGACCGGCGTCGCCAACGTCGCCGATCCGCTGGGCGGTTCGTGGTTCGTGGAGCAGCTGACGGACCGGATCGAGGCCGACGCGGAGAAGATCTTCGAGCAGATCAGGGAGCGGGGGCTGCGGGCCCACCCCGACGGACGGCACCCGATCGGTCCGATCACCTCCGGGATCCTGCGGGGCATCGAGGACGGCTGGTTCACCGGGGAGATCGCCGAGTCGGCGTTCCGCTATCAGCAGGCCCTGGAGAAGGGGGAGAAGCGGGTCGTCGGCGTCAACGCGCACACCGGGTCGGTGACCGGGGACCTGGAGATCCTGCGGGTCGGCCACGAGGTGGAGCGGGAGCAGGTGCGGGCGCTGGGCGTCCGTAGGGCGGCGCGTGACGACATCGCCGTACGGGCCGCGCTGGACGCCCTGACGGACGCCGCCCGCGACGGTTCGAACATGATCGGGCCGATGCTGGACGCCGTCCGGGCGGAGGCGACGCTGGGGGAGATCTGCGACCTGCTGCGGGAGGAGTGGGGGGTCTACACGGAGCCGGCCGGGTTCTGAGCGGGTTCCGATCCGGGTCCTGGCTGTTGCGTCGGCCGGCGCTACGCGACCTGCGAGGCTCCCGCCAGTCCCAGCAGCAGCACCCGGGTGAAGCCGCGCGCCCACTCCTCGTCCGCCGGTTCCGCGCTGACCAGGGTGCGGTGGACGACCGCGCCCGCGACGACGTCGAAGATGAGGTCGACGGTGCGGGCGGTCTCGTCGGGGCCGGTCTGCGGGGGGAGTTCGCCGCGGGCCTGGGCGCGGGCGCGGCCCTCCAGAACCAGGTCCTTCTGGGGCTCGACGATGGAGTCGCGGATGCGGGCGCGCAGGGCGTCGTCGCGGGTGGACTCGGCGACCACCGCCATCAGGCCGCTCCTGGCCTCGGGGCGGGCCAGGATCGCCGCGAACTGCAGGACCACGCCCTCGATGTCGGCGGCCAGGCTGCCGCGGTCGGGGAGTTCGAGTTCGTCGAAGAGTTCCGCGACCGCGTCGACCACGAGTTCGTTCTTGCCCGCCCAGCGGCGGTAGAGGGTCGTCTTGGCGACCCCGGCGCGCGTCGCCACGTCTCCCAGGGTCAGCTTCGACCAGCCCAGGTCGACCAGTGCCGCCCGCGTCGCGGCCAGGATCGCGGCGTCCGCGGCGGCGCTGCGCGGCCTGCCGGTACGGCACGCGGGGGTACGGCACGCGGGGGTGCGGCCGGCGGGGGTGCGGCTCTGCATCCCCAGACGATAACCGCCGGTTTCCGCGGCGCCTCCGTGAGGGAGATCACCGGTGGGCCCTGTTGCAGAGGCACTCGGTGCCATTACGCTACGACTCGTAGCGAAAGCGCCGTGACGGACGTACCCGGAGCGCTTTTCGTGCAGGCGCGGAAACGGGGGAGGATAGACGCATGCAGCCACGGAACATGTCCATGAGCGGAGTCGTCGACCTCGCCGCGGTGAAGGCGGCCCAGGAGGCCAAGGCGAAGGCGGAGCAGACGCGCGCCGAAACGGCCCGCCAGGGCGGCGCGGGGGCCGTCTCCCCGGCCGATCTCGTCATCGACGTCGACGAGGCGGGATTCGAGAGCGAAGTCCTGCAGCGGTCCGCCGAAGTGCCCGTCGTCATCGACTTCTGGGCCGAGTGGTGCCAGCCCTGCAAGCAGCTGAGCCCCGTCCTGGAGCGGCTTGCCGTCGAGTACAACGGACGCTTCCTCCTCGCCAAGATCGACGTCGACGCCAACCAGATGCTGATGCAGCAGTTCGGGGTCCAGGGGATCCCGG
This window of the Streptomyces sp. NBC_01275 genome carries:
- a CDS encoding methylmalonyl-CoA mutase is translated as MDADADAIEEGRRRWQARYDASRTREADFSTLSGDPVEPVYGPRPGDTYEGFERIGWPGEYPYTRGLYPTGYRGRTWTIRQFAGFGNAEQTNERYRTILANGGGGLSVAFDMPTLMGRDSDDRHSLGEVGHCGVAVDSAADMEVLFKDIPLGDVTTSMTISGPAVPVFCMYLVAAERQGVDPSVLNGTLQTDIFKEYIAQKEWLFPPEPHLRLIGDLMEYCASAIPAYKPLSVSGYHIREAGATAAQELAYTLADGFGYVELGLSRGMDVDVFAPGLSFFFDAHLDFFEEIAKFRAARRIWARWMRDVYGARSDKAQWLRFHTQTAGVSLTAQQPYNNVVRTAVEALAAVLGGTNSLHTNALDETLALPSEQAAEIALRTQQVLMEETGVANVADPLGGSWFVEQLTDRIEADAEKIFEQIRERGLRAHPDGRHPIGPITSGILRGIEDGWFTGEIAESAFRYQQALEKGEKRVVGVNAHTGSVTGDLEILRVGHEVEREQVRALGVRRAARDDIAVRAALDALTDAARDGSNMIGPMLDAVRAEATLGEICDLLREEWGVYTEPAGF
- a CDS encoding AIM24 family protein; translation: MAFREINSKMVEATLHPGQRLFSQRGAMLAYRGEVSFTPNIQGGQGGVMSMIGRRLANEDTPLMSVEGSGTVLFGHGGHHVHVIQLTGDTLYVEADRLLAFEGTLQQGTMFLGSQGGVMGMVRGQISGQGLFTTTLKGQGAVAVMAHGGVFEIPITPQRPVHVDPQAYVAHHGDVRNKLSTALGWRDMVGRGSGEGFQLELSGSGAVFVQASEEKL
- a CDS encoding matrixin family metalloprotease; amino-acid sequence: MLIRATIKFRATSERSTGPEGGGVVRRSGSGGGLLGRTVTASVLVAALAAAGGGAPSRAGRSSAPAPACALAPGELTVDDLPAGASVLDCAAVGRLVTHDGAGLTVPEPGTAVRVDALTTDGSAHGFTLTVAADGTVSYSYDDGHDDGQPSAGAPHAPHALLSASAPGTRADAPAACADSAYTTVDSKEYGTYEWFIGDGPQPGDLPRREVRQIFEEAIATITGARNSCGFADPVAAKARFLAATGNEAGIDHMARCTARDGMSVWDAGDLSTVAVATTCTWSRPVPGGPDRLLEADVRFNTHDYTFTNDPAGTGCANDYDIRGVATHEAGHVFGLGHAGARHENLTMFANSFPCSMSARTLGKGDVLGLRSLYRR
- a CDS encoding TetR/AcrR family transcriptional regulator — encoded protein: MQSRTPAGRTPACRTPACRTGRPRSAAADAAILAATRAALVDLGWSKLTLGDVATRAGVAKTTLYRRWAGKNELVVDAVAELFDELELPDRGSLAADIEGVVLQFAAILARPEARSGLMAVVAESTRDDALRARIRDSIVEPQKDLVLEGRARAQARGELPPQTGPDETARTVDLIFDVVAGAVVHRTLVSAEPADEEWARGFTRVLLLGLAGASQVA
- a CDS encoding DUF3817 domain-containing protein; amino-acid sequence: MKKSVLTRYRVLAYVTGVLLVLLCLSMIAKYGLSVDGAADFTRVVAIAHGWLYVVYLVFAFDLGSKAKWPVGKQLWVLLAGTIPTAAFFVERKISHELESKIAQDVPVAAKV
- a CDS encoding MarR family winged helix-turn-helix transcriptional regulator, with amino-acid sequence METETATRWLTDAEQCAWRTHLEVNRLLTYQLEKDLQPFGLTMNDYEILVNLSESEDVRMRMSDLASATLQSKSRLSHQITRMENANLVRRENCESDRRGLYAVLTEHGMETMQKVAPHHVGSVRRHFIDLLSPEALAELDKALKPIGEHLRGQRGRP
- a CDS encoding AIM24 family protein, with protein sequence MFRLQGSKVLAVDMTGDAVKAKNGSMVAYDGQMAFKKLSGGGEGIRGMVTRRLTGEQMTVMEVRGQGTCWFADRASEINLVSLQGDKLYVESSNLLATDAGLRTGTSFTGLRGASQGNGLFTTTVEGHGQAAIMSDGPAVVLRVSPQYPLTVDPGAYIAHQGNVRQSLQSGVTFRTFLGEGGGEAFQMRFEGDGLVYVQPSERNTIAGDV
- a CDS encoding MTH1187 family thiamine-binding protein, which encodes MIVAFSVTPLGVGEEVGEYVADAVRVVRDSGLPHRTDAMFTSVEGEWDEVMDVVKRAVAAVEARAPRVSLVLKADIRPGVTDGLTAKVETVERYLNPSL
- a CDS encoding MarR family winged helix-turn-helix transcriptional regulator, which produces MPKPLSLPFDPIARADELWKQRWGSVPSMAAITSIMRAHQILLAEVDAVVKPYGLTFARYEALVLLTFSKEGELTMSKIGERLMVHPTSVTNTVDRLVKSGLVAKRPNPNDGRGTLAVITDKGREVVDAATRDLMAMDFGLGVYDADECGELFAMLRPLRVAARDFDED
- a CDS encoding AIM24 family protein produces the protein MYGAPGAGPSVFDPMTLPVDDNVNNYTFCVELKGSQWFLQKGKMIAYYGSIDFNGIGHGRLDRLVRTSFHSPLHASDWVVAEGSGKMLLADRAFDVNSYDLDDGNLTIRSGNLLAFQPTLSLKQSIVPGFLTLIGTGKFVAASNGPVVFMEPPIRVDPQALVGWADCPSPCHHYDHGYMTGVMGGLRALTGLGGASGEEHQFEFVGAGTVLLQSSETLMAEQATGAVPHEPGVPGGGAAPGGQGGHGAPGGAPRLPGQLGDLQRRFGL
- a CDS encoding DUF3817 domain-containing protein yields the protein MDLKTASALRRLRLVSAPEAISFLLLLVCSVLKRTTDFNAVPVMGMVHGVLFVLYVIFWADAWNRAKWSLKTAALYFVLSVLPTGGFFAERRLRREAEDAVIASRVRKEGVVNA